The following DNA comes from Musa acuminata AAA Group cultivar baxijiao chromosome BXJ1-4, Cavendish_Baxijiao_AAA, whole genome shotgun sequence.
ctgctgctgctgcgattgttgttgctgtgatggcacaagcgttcccttcattctccttaagtctgccgaatgttgacagatcagcgaagactaccacggtgaggaagatgaggattgaccacggagcctcttaggaatgcaacggcgttggtcgctggccgaagggtgaagcttcacttttctcagcgacgttggtcgctggccgaaggcaagagcgaagcttcgcttttctcaacgacgttggtcgtggttgcgattacgatggctgcgacggtagagaagaaatctacagcaatgttgtagtgatgctactacagcaaaggaggaaactacaacagaggaggaagctgtagcagaagaggaaggaaaatagctacaatgaggaagaaaggtggggcagtactgatgagcagcactagagatgctgtagcggaagggaacggacgttggcgcagagtggcaacaccaatgatgaattggcaacgagaagagagcttgctctaggcaagcggctctaataccatgatagaaataatagaagataagaacaataattgaagaagctttattgtagaaatgaaatagctttggcTTGaattattaacatgttccctctcctatttatacaaattaggaggaaggatttccctaacagaataaaggattttcctcaacagaatatcaAAATAGATTTGATATTCTTTTGTGATCTAAGTATTTGAATTCAGAACATGGCTACTTAGAAAATCTTTATCTAATATGTAAGTGTATCATCATCTGAtatgaaaattataataatatcgaTTTGTACGGAAAACTATATTCGTTTCTCCTCTTTTCATATCATTTACAAGATCACTTTATCCTATAAGTGATGGAATTAAATAAAGACTAAGGGGAGATGAGAGATATATAATATCTTAATGTATAACTTAACATCACACGTCATGTATTGAGTCTCTAAgaggtcttgtctatttatacGTGAGAGCCGATGatctaagataaataattatgaACGATCATCATATCAAGATTATCTCGTAAGGAATCTTATCATAATTAGACATTCCTTTTATTGGATAATAACTATAATCAGAATCAaatcagatctataatatatcttatataatttgataggatcatataatctaacTCCTTTCATGAGACCCAAAATTTTCTTGGAAGGTCAATTGAATGTCTATTGATAAGAGATCATACACATGAACATTCAAATATTACATCATTACCAGTTTTACATATCAACTAAGCAGTAATGTGATCAGCATTAGCATTCAAATATTACAGAAGGGGTTTCTTTAATCACCACAACCTATGAGGACTACTCCTCTCGATTATTGATTCCATCGAAACCACAATCATGACAATAGACATTGCTTCAATTTGATTTAAAGTAGCAGATTGAATAACTGATCTGACGTGGCCACCTTAGATAATATCCCAATCAATCGAGAGAAGAAACACTCTAACCTCACAAGTCTATCGAATTGATGTGATAGTCAATGAATCGACTTCGAGCAAAGACAACTCCACTACCCCAAAGTCCTATGCGAAAGGAACTTTGACCAGAAGTCATAAGGTGCACAGAAATcgaaatataacttttaaaagctAAAGACAGATCGTATCACGATGATGCCCTACTCATCTACGTATAGGTTCTCAATACTTTGGTGAAGAGAATCACAATCAATTTCCACATGTTGAAACATAATGGGGGGCTTGATGACAAGGGAGATCTAATATGTGGACATTTGAATGTCACATCATTGCCTGCTCTATCTACTTACTTGGATGTCTCGTTAATTCGACATATCAAGCATCTTGTATGATCAGACACAATATTAATCGAAATCGAAACACAGGTGACTCTTCACACCCGAGTAATATCCTATAATTCCCCTGGATCTCATACAGTAACTCTCACTTACTCCTCTTATAGAAGATTTTAGGTACGTCACTTTTGCCCAATAGAATAAACTCAACTCTCTGAAGCTCTACTGAATCTTTCATTCTTCTATTACTTTCTCCATACCAACTTAAGCATCTTTCTTCAGACATGTCCATAATTTTAGTTGGTATGATAACTCCATTCACCTCTCGATACCAAACTTATGATAACTCTCACAAGAAACAATTTTAGTTCATGATCTGATACTTCAGACAATCATAATCGATTATAACCCCTAGAGTCAGTTTTCGTATGAATCTTCTGTATCCCCTTTCCTTTCCGTCGAACTTCGCCGGAGACATCTACGTTTGTCGCCAAAGATGAACCCATGGAAAAGCGCTAAGCAGAAAGGTTGGAGCGGGAGAGGGCCGAAGCGAGCCTTCAGCCAATTTGCCGCCATGTAACTGTTGGCCCGGTGGCCCATGGGCGGGTCTCCCTCATTCGTGCCTTCGCGCCTACAAACGGGAGCGTGATAGGGTTTCCACGACGCTCTTCCTTCCCGTGACCCACCCGGATACAGAACTGGCGGAGGACAGACAGGAAGGCGAGCCTCGGATTCCAACCAGATGGGGTAAGTTTCCACCAGAACATAAGTAATATATTTTGTTCTCAATCTCCTTGTCGCTTTCTAATGCTACGGTTGAACTGTCCAAGCTTCAACTGATCCTTCTTGACTCACTTGCCTTTCCCCCTACTTGTTCTCGGATTTCTTGTGCTGGATGCAATTTTTTACTTCGGTGTCGTCCTTTCGTTTCTTTAATAAGTTTGATGAGAGAGTCAGGGAATAAAGTGTAGTGGATTTGATGTCTTAAGAATCCGAACTAAGCTATGTTAATACGGTTGGATGAAGTTATGAGCGATGGATGGCTGCTGGATCTCAAGGCGATATTGTTCAAAGTTTAATTTTTCTTCAATTTGTAAAAAACAATCATCTTTTTACCAAGTTTAAATgatcaaaatctaaaatatgGAGTGGAATCACTCCTTTGTATATGAGTTTTGTGGACTAATCATTAGAATTTAACTCCCACTTCATGTGTATGGTGGCATTCATGGGAAGTCTCCGATGATATACAGACAAGTTGTAGAGAAGGGTTGATTTGGTTGACTTTTATTATTATGGACAATCTGGAAGGAATACTACATTTCGGTTGGTACATTTGCATGTAATAATGAGAAAAATCTTCTTGTTCTATCATGACACTGTGGATGAGCAATTTTTCTCTAAATAATTCCTTGATATGTGTCCTATTGTTGAGTCCATAATCAGTTTTGAGCTAGCAGGCAACATTCAGAGACATTTTATTCCTATATTGTATCCGCCACTTGTTTTGCTGCATGTCATAGAAATCCATTCCTTTTTTTGGTTCGTTTGTTTGTATCGACTGCAGCCACACTCGAACTTTATTATCCTTGTGAGTCGTAATTTGTTCTTGGCTGCTTGGCACCACCTTGCTTAGTATGTTCTGGATCCTAAATTTATTATTCCTGTGGTTTGATTGAGTCAGAACAAAGGTTACAGATGTTTGTATCCAGCTAAATATATTCAATTTCGCATATGACAATGTTGCTGTTCTAGTTTGGAGACATCCTATCTGGTAGAAAGGGAAATGCTATATGTTAAGTTACACTAGCAAATTCACAAATTTCTATTTCTTGGGCAATACAGACGGTAAGAAATGAAAACCAAATTTCTATTGTTCCTCTAATAGAATGATCATGAAGAGAACTTGTTTCATTAAAGGTAAATGGTTTTCCATCAATTTCAATCTCTATCACAGGAAGACCCATGGTATGGGAGCTGGGCGCAAGCTCAAAACTCACAGGAGGAGGCAGAGATGGGCAGACAAGGCATACAAGAAAAGTCATCTCGGCAATGAGTCGAAGAAACCCTTTGCTGGTTCCTCACATGCCAAGGGTATTGTCCTTGAGAAGATGTAAGCTATGTGATTCttatttatcttctttttcttttttcgttTCAGCCTGGTGTTTAAGTTTGGAGGACTGGCATTACCTTTCTTTTTGCAGAGGTATCGAAGCTAAGCAGCCCAACTCTGCTATACGAAAGTGCGCTAGAGTCCAGCTGATAAAGAATGGCAAGAAAATTGCAGCCTTTGTCCCAAATGATGGTTGCTTGAATTTCATAGAAGAAAATTGTAAGCTTTGTCTTTCGATTAATATGGAAATCGTATATGCCATGGAGCTTTAAGGAACAATGATCTACTATGCTTTTAGTAAGGATTAGTTCTAGGAGGCTCTAGTGAGGTGGTTTTGCTCAAGATCAGTATCCATCGGCCAGAATCTGCTATGGCAAGGGTCTTATGCGAACACATCAACAATCACATGGCATGGAAACCGTATCAGG
Coding sequences within:
- the LOC135672481 gene encoding small ribosomal subunit protein uS12-like; this encodes MGKTHGMGAGRKLKTHRRRQRWADKAYKKSHLGNESKKPFAGSSHAKGIVLEKIGIEAKQPNSAIRKCARVQLIKNGKKIAAFVPNDGCLNFIEEN